From a region of the Sesamum indicum cultivar Zhongzhi No. 13 linkage group LG3, S_indicum_v1.0, whole genome shotgun sequence genome:
- the LOC105159533 gene encoding beta-amyrin 28-oxidase-like has protein sequence MDAFLPYAIPLLLLLLPLSTLYLISFMRKKGSGNKNLPPGTRGWPVLGENMELALLGQQKFVKNRMEKYSPDVFQTSLFGERMAVFCGAQGNKFLFTNDNKLLTSWSPKTMTKTFLFTEFVDSSNLKQVTAVRRSFQYDILKPESLKQYIPVMDALAREHMDREWTPNALVNVVPLSKKYTFDLACKLFLDVVDVEDIKRLSDPFSLATQGMLGVPINLPGMAYNRAIRGGKMIRKELIRIINERRKKLLEKKETRHQDLLSKMLLVTDENGQFYSEMEISNNIVGFLVASFDATSSAVSSVINYLAHLPHIYEQVLKEQMEIAKSKGPDELLTWEDIQKMKYSWNVARESLRLGPSSQGGFRETTTEFTYAGFTIPKGWKTHWTVHSSHRNPEYFPEPEKFDPSRFDGSGPPPYTFVPFGGGPRMCPGREYAKLEILVFMHNVVRRFKLEKAIPNEPVDGLAVHLQPHEN, from the exons ATGGACGCCTTCTTACCCTATGCaattcctcttcttcttcttcttcttcctctgtCGACTCTCTATCTCATCTCATTTATGCGTAAAAAGGGCTCCGGCAACAAGAATCTACCGCCGGGCACGAGGGGCTGGCCGGTGTTGGGAGAAAACATGGAGTTGGCCCTGTTAGGCCAGCAGAAATTCGTCAAGAATAGGATGGAAAAATACTCACCGGATGTGTTCCAAACCTCTTTGTTCGGAGAGAGAATGGCAGTATTCTGCGGTGCGCAAGGAAACAAGTTCCTTTTCACGAATGACAACAAACTTCTTACCTCCTGGTCTCCAAAAACAATGACGAAGACCTTTCTTTTCACAGAATTCGTGGATAGTAGTAACTTGAAACAAGTTACGGCCGTCAGACGTAGTTTTCAGTACGACATTCTCAAGCCCGAATCCCTGAAACAGTACATACCGGTTATGGATGCTCTGGCTCGTGAGCATATGGATCGTGAATGGACCCCAAATGCGCTAGTGAATGTTGTCCCCTTGTCAAAGAAATACACCTTTGATCTGGCATGCAAATTGTTTCTGGATGTGGTGGATGTGGAGGACATAAAGAGGTTATCTGATCCCTTTTCTCTTGCGACGCAAGGAATGTTGGGTGTGCCTATAAACTTGCCAGGCATGGCTTACAATCGTGCCATCAGAGGTGGTAAAATGATCCGCAAAGAGCTGATAAGGATCATCAACGAGAGGAGGAAGAAGCTGTTGGAGAAGAAGGAGACCAGGCATCAAGATTTACTATCAAAGATGCTACTTGTGACAGATGAAAACGGCCAGTTTTATAGTGAAATGGAGATTTCTAACAACATTGTTGGCTTTCTAGTGGCTAGCTTCGACGCCACAAGCTCAGCAGTCAGTTCTGTCATAAATTACCTTGCACACCTTCCTCACATATATGAACAAGTTTTGAAAG AACAAATGGAGATTGCAAAATCAAAAGGGCCTGATGAGCTATTGACATGGGAAGATATACAGAAAATGAAGTACTCCTGGAACGTTGCACGTGAATCGCTCAGGTTAGGGCCTTCTTCACAAGGAGGTTTCAGAGAGACCACAACAGAGTTCACCTATGCTGGTTTCACCATCCCTAAGGGATGGAAG ACGCATTGGACAGTCCATTCATCGCACAGGAATCCTGAATACTTCCCAGAACCGGAAAAGTTTGATCCATCTAGATTTGATGGAAGTGGACCACCTCCTTACACGTTCGTGCCGTTTGGTGGAGGCCCCAGAATGTGCCCCGGAAGAGAGTATGCTAAGCTTGAAATTCTGGTTTTCATGCACAATGTGGTGAGGAGGTTCAAACTTGAAAAGGCAATCCCAAATGAGCCAGTAGACGGACTTGCAGTCCACCTCCAGCCTCATGAAAACTAA
- the LOC105159535 gene encoding uncharacterized membrane protein At4g09580 isoform X3, with translation MAAPRNLVVETGGWLLDRDEEKNAESPSEKKLKAEKFPLSPWEFTAALGVFLVFSTGLLCIYLTMPAAEYAMLKLPRTLADLRLLKDHLATYARVYPAKFILGYCSTYIFMQTFMIPGTIFMSLLAGALFGVARGLFLVVFNATAGASSCYFLSKLIGRPIVNWLWPEKLRYFQAEIAKRREKLLNYMLFLRVTPTLPNLFINLASPIVDIPFHIFFLATVIGLIPASYITVRAGLALGDLRSVKDLYDFKTLAILFLIGSVLLFPTLLKRKRVYE, from the exons ATGGCCGCGCCACGGAACTTGGTGGTGGAGACTGGTGGCTGGCTGTTGGATAGGGATGAGGAGAAGAATGCTGAGTCTCCCTCGGAGAAGAAGCTTAAGGCGGAGAAATTTCCTCTTTCGCCGTGGGAATTCACGGCGGCTCTGGGTGTGTTTTTGGTGTTTTCTACTGGGCTATTGTGCATTTACCTTACCATGCCTGCCGCGGAGTACGCGATGCTAAAGCTGCCTCGGACACTCGCGGATCTTCGCTTGCTCAA GGATCATCTTGCAACTTATGCTCGAGTATACCCTGCGAAGTTCATTTTGGGTTACTGTTCAACGTACATATTCATGCAGACATTCATGATTCCTGGGACAATTTTCATGTCCTTACTAGCTGGAGCTCTCTTTGGTGTTGCCAGAGGTCTTTTCTTGGTTGTCTTCAATGCTACAGCAGGTGCATCATCCTGCTACTTTTTGTCTAAACTGATTGGCAGGCCTATTGTTAACTGGTTATGGCCCGAAAAACTGAGATATTTTCAGGCCGAG ATAGCAAAGCGGAGAGAGAAATTGCTCAATTACATGCTCTTTCTGAGAGTTACTCCGACATTGCCAAACCTGTTTATCAATTTGGCATCACCAATTGTGGATATAccatttcatattttctttctggCAACTGTTATTGGTCTGATTCCAGCCTCCTATATTACTGTTAGA GCTGGGCTTGCTCTTGGTGATTTGAGGTCAGTCAAAGATCTATATGATTTTAAGACCTTGGCCATACTTTTCCTCATTGGCTCTGTTTTACTATTCCCAACACTTTTGAAGAGGAAACGGGTATATGAGTAG
- the LOC105159535 gene encoding uncharacterized membrane protein At4g09580 isoform X2, translating to MAAPRNLVVETGGWLLDRDEEKNAESPSEKKLKAEKFPLSPWEFTAALGVFLVFSTGLLCIYLTMPAAEYAMLKLPRTLADLRLLKDHLATYARVYPAKFILGYCSTYIFMQTFMIPGTIFMSLLAGALFGVARGLFLVVFNATAGASSCYFLSKLIGRPIVNWLWPEKLRYFQAEIAKRREKLLNYMLFLRVTPTLPNLFINLASPIVDIPFHIFFLATVIGLIPASYITVRQQQQQQFILESSLNTRISSNCHTAHHHNRNNFVSFGLRCHLDNRVACFPISGSINETGASVLVDFAIKQYVGFLCELRRERVEER from the exons ATGGCCGCGCCACGGAACTTGGTGGTGGAGACTGGTGGCTGGCTGTTGGATAGGGATGAGGAGAAGAATGCTGAGTCTCCCTCGGAGAAGAAGCTTAAGGCGGAGAAATTTCCTCTTTCGCCGTGGGAATTCACGGCGGCTCTGGGTGTGTTTTTGGTGTTTTCTACTGGGCTATTGTGCATTTACCTTACCATGCCTGCCGCGGAGTACGCGATGCTAAAGCTGCCTCGGACACTCGCGGATCTTCGCTTGCTCAA GGATCATCTTGCAACTTATGCTCGAGTATACCCTGCGAAGTTCATTTTGGGTTACTGTTCAACGTACATATTCATGCAGACATTCATGATTCCTGGGACAATTTTCATGTCCTTACTAGCTGGAGCTCTCTTTGGTGTTGCCAGAGGTCTTTTCTTGGTTGTCTTCAATGCTACAGCAGGTGCATCATCCTGCTACTTTTTGTCTAAACTGATTGGCAGGCCTATTGTTAACTGGTTATGGCCCGAAAAACTGAGATATTTTCAGGCCGAG ATAGCAAAGCGGAGAGAGAAATTGCTCAATTACATGCTCTTTCTGAGAGTTACTCCGACATTGCCAAACCTGTTTATCAATTTGGCATCACCAATTGTGGATATAccatttcatattttctttctggCAACTGTTATTGGTCTGATTCCAGCCTCCTATATTACTGTTAGA cagcagcagcagcagcagtttATCCTTGAATCATCCCTCAACACCAGAATTTCCAGTAATTGTCACACAGCTCACCATCACAACCGCAACAACTTCGTCTCGTTTGGGCTCCGCTGCCACCTCGATAACAGGGTCGCTTGCTTTCCAATTTCTGGCTCGATCAATGAAACTGGAGCCTCTGTATTAGTAGATTTTGCAATTAAACAGTATGTGGGTTTTTTGTGTGAGttgagaagagagagagttgaaGAGCGATGA
- the LOC105159535 gene encoding uncharacterized membrane protein At4g09580 isoform X1, translating into MAAPRNLVVETGGWLLDRDEEKNAESPSEKKLKAEKFPLSPWEFTAALGVFLVFSTGLLCIYLTMPAAEYAMLKLPRTLADLRLLKDHLATYARVYPAKFILGYCSTYIFMQTFMIPGTIFMSLLAGALFGVARGLFLVVFNATAGASSCYFLSKLIGRPIVNWLWPEKLRYFQAEIAKRREKLLNYMLFLRVTPTLPNLFINLASPIVDIPFHIFFLATVIGLIPASYITVRQQQQQQQFILESSLNTRISSNCHTAHHHNRNNFVSFGLRCHLDNRVACFPISGSINETGASVLVDFAIKQYVGFLCELRRERVEER; encoded by the exons ATGGCCGCGCCACGGAACTTGGTGGTGGAGACTGGTGGCTGGCTGTTGGATAGGGATGAGGAGAAGAATGCTGAGTCTCCCTCGGAGAAGAAGCTTAAGGCGGAGAAATTTCCTCTTTCGCCGTGGGAATTCACGGCGGCTCTGGGTGTGTTTTTGGTGTTTTCTACTGGGCTATTGTGCATTTACCTTACCATGCCTGCCGCGGAGTACGCGATGCTAAAGCTGCCTCGGACACTCGCGGATCTTCGCTTGCTCAA GGATCATCTTGCAACTTATGCTCGAGTATACCCTGCGAAGTTCATTTTGGGTTACTGTTCAACGTACATATTCATGCAGACATTCATGATTCCTGGGACAATTTTCATGTCCTTACTAGCTGGAGCTCTCTTTGGTGTTGCCAGAGGTCTTTTCTTGGTTGTCTTCAATGCTACAGCAGGTGCATCATCCTGCTACTTTTTGTCTAAACTGATTGGCAGGCCTATTGTTAACTGGTTATGGCCCGAAAAACTGAGATATTTTCAGGCCGAG ATAGCAAAGCGGAGAGAGAAATTGCTCAATTACATGCTCTTTCTGAGAGTTACTCCGACATTGCCAAACCTGTTTATCAATTTGGCATCACCAATTGTGGATATAccatttcatattttctttctggCAACTGTTATTGGTCTGATTCCAGCCTCCTATATTACTGTTAGA cagcagcagcagcagcagcagtttATCCTTGAATCATCCCTCAACACCAGAATTTCCAGTAATTGTCACACAGCTCACCATCACAACCGCAACAACTTCGTCTCGTTTGGGCTCCGCTGCCACCTCGATAACAGGGTCGCTTGCTTTCCAATTTCTGGCTCGATCAATGAAACTGGAGCCTCTGTATTAGTAGATTTTGCAATTAAACAGTATGTGGGTTTTTTGTGTGAGttgagaagagagagagttgaaGAGCGATGA